A window from Solanum stenotomum isolate F172 chromosome 5, ASM1918654v1, whole genome shotgun sequence encodes these proteins:
- the LOC125864282 gene encoding uncharacterized protein LOC125864282, producing MLLLRNLKPFFRRKSHYSFGILSRATTLPGEITSEFHEICCRRTFWSSTSSCNEMIGLSSSNSRNPFFFHNVAEFCTLLGQEKADELLDNAAATSGSDRGKEAKYTTREMVDFTQIHINKLPRVLIMGRPNVGKSALFNRLIRRREALVYNTPTDHVTRDIREGVAKLGNLRFKVLDSAGIEAEASSGSVLSRTAEMTGNVLSKTQLALLLVDARDGVLPMDLDVGKWLRKNAPGMKTIVVMNKAESLDDCDGTLASAAGEAYILGFGDPIALSAETGLGMAELHETLRPLLEEYVLQNNLCADEEVQDNDSSSEDMECKLPLQLAIVGQPNVGKSTLLNTILQEDRVLVGPEAGLTRDSIRAEFQYEGRTIYLVDTAGWLERTKQQEKGPASLSIMQSRKHLMRAHVIVLVLDAEEIANTRRSMKHVEVVIARRAVEEGRGLVVIVNKMDLLRGKENYKLYKSVTEAVPQEIQTVIPQVTGIPVVFVSALEGKSQIAVMNQVIETYEKWCLRLPTARLNRWLCKVMSRHSWKDQAAQPKIKYFTQVKARPPTFIAFMSGKTQLSDTDLRFLTRSLKEDFDLGGIPVRILQRTVEGNSRTSTSSKNKQSANRMMERVVSDKRTILAVENSSTT from the coding sequence ATGTTGTTGCTAAGAAATTTGAAGCCTTTTTTCAGGCGGAAAAGCCACTATAGCTTCGGTATCCTCTCTAGAGCAACTACTTTACCGGGCGAAATCACTTCAGAATTCCACGAAATATGCTGCCGCAGAACTTTTTGGAGCTCTACTTCAAGCTGCAATGAGATGATTGGATTGTCATCAAGTAATTCTCGAAAtccttttttctttcataatgtTGCGGAATTCTGTACTTTGTTAGGTCAAGAGAAGGCAGATGAATTGTTAGATAATGCTGCTGCTACTAGTGGTAGTGATAGAGGAAAGGAAGCGAAATATACTACTAGAGAGATGGTTGATTTTACACAGATTCATATTAACAAGCTGCCAAGGGTTTTAATCATGGGACGCCCTAATGTAGGGAAATCAGCATTGTTTAACCGATTGATACGAAGGAGGGAGGCGCTTGTGTACAACACTCCTACTGATCATGTTACTCGGGATATACGAGAAGGTGTTGcaaaattggggaatttgagGTTTAAGGTGTTGGATTCTGCTGGTATAGAAGCAGAGGCTTCTTCTGGTTCTGTTCTTAGTAGAACTGCAGAAATGACTGGAAATGTGTTGTCAAAAACTCAATTGGCACTCTTGTTAGTTGATGCAAGAGATGGAGTGTTGCCTATGGATTTGGATGTTGGAAAGTGGTTGAGGAAGAATGCACCTGGAATGAAAACTATTGTGGTGATGAATAAAGCTGAATCGCTGGATGATTGTGATGGTACACTTGCATCTGCTGCTGGTGAGGCTTATATATTAGGATTTGGTGATCCCATTGCCTTATCTGCTGAGACTGGACTTGGAATGGCTGAACTTCACGAGACTCTTAGACCATTACTTGAAGAATATGTGCTCCAAAACAACTTATGTGCTGATGAGGAGGTACAGGATAATGACTCCTCCTCTGAAGATATGGAGTGTAAATTGCCATTGCAGTTGGCAATTGTTGGACAGCCCAATGTTGGAAAGTCAACCTTGTTGAACACAATCTTGCAAGAAGATCGTGTTTTAGTTGGCCCTGAGGCTGGTTTGACTAGAGATTCCATCCGCGCTGAATTTCAGTACGAAGGAAGAACCATTTATTTGGTTGACACAGCAGGCTGGTTGGAGAGGACAAAACAACAGGAGAAGGGCCCTGCATCTTTAAGTATTATGCAATCAAGGAAACACCTTATGAGAGCACATGTAATTGTTTTGGTCCTTGATGCAGAAGAGATTGCAAACACTAGGCGAAGCATGAAGCATGTTGAAGTAGTTATAGCAAGGCGAGCGGTTGAGGAAGGACGTGGTCTTGTTGTGATTGTAAATAAGATGGATCTTCTAAGAGGGAAAGAAAATTACAAATTGTACAAGAGCGTAACTGAAGCTGTGCCCCAAGAAATTCAGACAGTTATTCCCCAGGTCACAGGGATACCTGTTGTATTTGTTTCAGCTCTAGAAGGAAAGAGCCAGATAGCTGTAATGAATCAGGTCATCGAAACATATGAAAAGTGGTGTTTGAGATTGCCAACAGCTCGTCTTAACCGTTGGCTATGTAAGGTAATGAGCAGACATTCTTGGAAAGATCAGGCAGCTCAACCCAAGATCAAGTATTTCACTCAGGTGAAAGCTAGACCTCCAACTTTTATTGCATTTATGAGTGGAAAAACCCAGCTCTCAGATACAGATTTGAGGTTCCTAACTAGATCTTTGAAGGAAGACTTTGACTTGGGTGGAATACCAGTCCGTATATTGCAACGAACTGTTGAAGGAAATAGTAGAACTAGTACCAGCAGCAAGAACAAGCAATCAGCTAATAGAATGATGGAAAGGGTTGTTTCAGACAAAAGAACAATCCTTGCTGTAGAAAACAGCAGCACCACTTGA
- the LOC125864277 gene encoding enhancer of mRNA-decapping protein 4-like isoform X2, with protein MASAGNPNQSGGTPFDMHTFFKPSTPVSTNPNTQNPINPNLISSFTVPSASYPPPTAGGAGGGTGGGAGGLYYPPQTTPFHQIPQFNQNTPPQYNNHQPQHDVHMHPQRSMSFPAPPLQPPPTPTSPHQFLNPGNNPNPNPGARLMALLSAPPSTVEVLQQPTVQLLPLQPTTSGSELSDFSASPNVGIAHSGSSPLRMPSRKLPKGRHLNGDHVVYDIDDRLPGEVQPQLEVTPITKYGSDPGLVLGRQIAVNKSYICYGLKLGAIRVLNINTALRSLLKGLAQRVTDMAFFAEDVHLLASASVDGRVYIWKITEGPDEEDKPQITGRIVTAIQIVGEGESLHPRVCWHCHKQEILVVGIGRHVLKIDTTKFGKAEVFSADEPLRCPVDRLVDGVQLVGTHDGEVTDLSMCQWMTTRLVSASVDGTIKIWEDRKSQPIAILRPHDGNPVHSATFLSAPDRPDHIIFITGGLLNREMKIWVSASESWHCIQTLELKSSAEARAEETFFNQVVALSQAGLLLLANAKKNAIYVVHLEYGLNPMATHMDYIAEFTVTMPILSFTGTSDLLPHGEQIVQVYCVQTQAIQQYALDLSQCLPPPMENGVGFERTESNVSRDATSIEGYVPVDLPGSKQMEFPLTSAAPKTLVNESATEIVATARPLMTDARTALATSVEFASSIAESKSSSLPSITTDTDIAPFTSPPPLSPELARKLSGFRSISNSSEPGPSVNDHFGDPKAVEYSVDRQMDAIHPNLTGLTSSDGDPMKNEDDVSRDDGSSCISNTVKFKHPTHLVTPSEILMAKSSSEVNHVNEHKSEGQSSIQDVVINKEARNVEVEVKNVGETRFSQKTDIGSQEELHTFVSDNKEKPFCSQASDLGIEMARECRALSPETCIVEESRQFDGVSGTEQLIQASTAPEEDRDSAKEISGNNLDSNVQVSAHQPPASSAKGKKQKAKNTQGFEPASPSPGALKSSDSNEGGVSSSNTSMEAAVSQILSMREKLNQVLNMQKETQKQMGMMVAVPVTKEGRRLEAALGQSMEKAVKANSDALWARYQEDSAKQEKLLRDRTQQITNLISNCFNKDMPGLIEKIMKKELAAVGQAVTRSIVPIIEKTVSTTISEAFQKGVSDKAVNQLEKTVSSKLEASVARQIQAQFQTSGKQALQETLKSTMEGSVIPAFEISCKAMFDQVDLTFQKGFAEHTGFALQQFESMHSPLVHALRDAINSASSMTQTLSGELADGQKKLLTLAVSGANTKSSNPLVSHMSNGPLLHEKLEAPVDPMKELSRLLAERKYEEAFTTALHRTDVAIVSWLCLQVDLSGILSMNPLPLSQGVLLSLLQQVACDFTNETSRKLSWMRDVVSAINPTDPVIVLHVRPIFDQVYQILNHHRTLPTTTPAELSSIRLIMHVINSMLHAPC; from the exons ATGGCTTCCGCCGGAAATCCAAACCAGTCCGGTGGAACACCGTTTGATATGCATACTTTCTTCAAGCCTTCAACTCCAGTTTCAACAAACCCGAATACCCAGAACCCCATTAACCCGAATTTGATTTCTTCATTTACGGTTCCTTCAGCTTCTTATCCTCCGCCTACTGCCGGCGGCGCCGGTGGTGGTACAGGAGGAGGTGCCGGAGGACTTTACTACCCACCCCAGACAACCCCTTTTCACCAAATCCCTCAATTCAATCAGAATACTCCTCCACAGTATAACAACCATCAACCTCAACATGATGTACATATGCATCCGCAAAGATCTATGTCTTTCCCTGCTCCACCACTTCAACCACCACCCACCCCTACTAGTCCTCACCAGTTCTTGAATCCTGGAAATAACCCGAATCCTAACCCTGGGGCTCGACTTATGGCTTTGTTAAGTGCGCCACCTTCAACTGTTGAAGTTCTTCAGCAACCCACTGTGCAACTTCTTCCTTTACAGCCTACAACTTCTGGGTCTGAGCTTTCTGATTTTTCTGCTTCACCAAATGTTGGTATTGCTCATTCAGGGAGTAGCCCGTTGCGAATGCCGAGTAGGAAGTTACCTAAAGGGAGACATTTGAATGGGGATCATGTTGTTTATGATATAGATGATAGGTTGCCTGGTGAAGTGCAGCCTCAGCTGGAGGTTACTCCCATTACCAAGTATGGTTCGGATCCGGGACTTGTTTTAGGCAGGCAAATTGCAGTTAACAAAAGCTATATATGTTATGGACTCAAATTGGGAGCTATTCGTGTGCTAAACATTAATACCGCGTTGAGGTCATTGCTTAAAGGTCTTGCACAG AGGGTCACAGACATGGCTTTCTTTGCTGAGGATGTTCACCTTTTGGCTAG TGCAAGTGTCGATGGGCGTGTTTATATATGGAAAATTACTGAAGGACCAGATGAGGAAGATAAGCCCCAAATTACAGGGAGGATTGTCACTGCTATTCAAATAGTTGGTGAGGGGGAATCTCTTCATCCCCGAGTTTGTTGGCATTGTCACAAACAA GAAATTCTTGTGGTCGGGATCGGAAGAcatgttttaaaaattgataccaCAAAATTTGGAAAAGCTGAAGTTTTTTCAGCAGATGAACCCCTCAGGTGTCCTGTTGACAGGTTGGTTGATGGGGTACAACTTGTTGGTACTCATGATGGAGAAGTGACTGATTTGTCAATGTGCCAGTGGATGACCACTCGATTGGTATCTGCATCAGTGGATGGCACG ATAAAGATTTGGGAAGACCGGAAGTCTCAACCAATTGCAATTCTCAGGCCTCATGATGGTAATCCTGTTCATTCAGCCACCTTCCTGTCTGCTCCAGACCGCCCAgatcacatcatattcatcacTGGG GGTTTACTTAATCGGGAAATGAAGATATGGGTATCAGCAAGTGAG TCATGGCACTGTATACAAACATTGGAATTGAAGAGTTCTGCTGAAGCTCGTGCTGAAGAGACATTTTTTAACCAAGTTGTAGCGTTGTCTCAAGCAGGTCTGCTCTTATTAGCGAATGCAAAAAAGAATGCCATATATGTTGTTCATCTAGAGTATGGCCTGAACCCAATGGCAACCCATATGGATTACATAGCTGAATTTACAGTTACAATGCCAATTTTGAGTTTCACTGGAACAAGTGATTTACTGCCTCATGGTGAACAGATTGTTCAGGTGTACTGTGTACAGACACAGGCTATTCAGCAGTATGCTTTGGACTTATCCCAATGCTTGCCACCTCCGATGGAGAATGGTGTGGGCTTCGAAAGGACGGAATCTAATGTTTCACGTGATGCTACTAGTATTGAAGGATATGTTCCTGTTGATCTTCCTGGTAGTAAACAAATGGAGTTCCCTTTAACTAGTGCTGCACCCAAAACTTTAGTGAATGAGAGTGCCACAGAGATTGTAGCTACAGCTAGACCTCTTATGACTGATGCACGCACTGCATTGGCCACCTCTGTGGAATTTGCTTCTTCTATTGCAGAATCTAAATCATCTAGTTTACCCAGTATAACTACTGATACTGATATTGCTCCCTTTACATCACCACCACCTTTGAGTCCTGAGTTGGCTAGAAAACTTTCTGGTTTCAGAAGCATATCAAACAGCTCTGAGCCTGGTCCCTCTGTCAATGACCATTTTGGGGATCCTAAAGCTGTTGAATATTCAGTTGACAGGCAAATGGATGCCATTCATCCAAACTTGACTGGCCTTACTTCGTCAGATGGTGACCcaatgaaaaatgaagatgaCGTGTCCCGTGATGATGGTTCTTCGTGTATTAGTAATACAGTTAAATTCAAGCACCCTACTCATCTAGTGACTCCTTCAGAGATATTGATGGCCAAATCATCTTCTGAGGTAAACCATGTTAATGAACATAAAAGCGAGGGACAATCAAGTATCCAGGATGTTGTAATCAACAAGGAAGCCCGCAATGTGGAGGTGGAGGTTAAGAATGTTGGTGAAACAAGATTCAGTCAAAAAACTGATATTGGCTCTCAAGAAGAACTTCATACTTTTGTGTCAGATAACAAGGAGAAACCCTTTTGCTCTCAGGCATCTGATCTTGGAATAGAAATGGCTCGAGAATGTCGTGCCTTATCGCCTGAAACTTGTATTGTCGAGGAATCTAGGCAGTTTGATGGGGTTTCTGGAACTGAGCAGCTGATCCAAGCATCAACAGCCCCTGAAGAAGATCGTGACTCTGCAAAGGAGATCTCTGGAAATAATTTAGACTCAAATGTGCAAGTTTCTGCTCATCAACCTCCAGCTTCTAGTGCCAAAGGGAAAAAGCAAAAGGCAAAGAACACTCAAGGATTTGAACCAGCTTCGCCCTCACCTGGTGCTTTAAAGTCATCTGATTCCAATGAGGGTGGTGTCAGCTCAAGTAACACCTCTATGGAAGCTGCAGTCTCACAAATTTTGTCTATGCGTGAGAAGCTAAATCAG GTTCTTAATATGCAAAAAGAAACGCAAAAGCAGATGGGTATGATGGTTGCTGTTCCAGTTACCAAAGAAGGAAGAAGACTTGAGGCTGCCTTGGGACAGAGCATGGAGAAGGCTGTCAAGGCCAATTCCGATGCTTTATGGGCCCGTTACCAAGAAGATAGTGCTAAACAAGAGAAATTACTTCGTGATCGTACTCAACAAATAACCAATTTGATATCTAACTGCTTTAACAAGGACATGCCAGGgctaattgaaaaaataatgaagaaagaacTGGCAGCTGTTGGACAAGCCGTCACACGCAGTATTGTCCCTATCATTGAGAAAACTGTATCAACTACTATTTCAGAAGCCTTCCAG AAAGGAGTTAGTGACAAGGCAGTAAACCAACTGGAGAAAACAGTTAGCTCTAAACTTGAAGCTTCCGTTGCTAGGCAAATTCAAGCACAATTCCAGACCTCTGGCAAGCAAGCTCTTCAG GAAACTTTGAAATCTACAATGGAAGGTTCGGTGATCCCTGCCTTTGAGATATCATGCAAGGCAATGTTTGACCAAGTAGATTTAACGTTTCAGAAAGGATTTGCTGAACACACTGGTTTCGCACTACAGCAATTTGAGTCCATGCATTCACCGTTAGTACATGCTTTAAGG GATGCCATTAATTCCGCATCATCGATGACTCAAACATTGAGCGGAGAGCTAGCTGATGGTCAAAAGAAGTTGCTTACGCTTGCAGTTTCTGGAGCAAATACCAAGTCATCGAATCCACTGGTTAGCCACATGAGTAATGGACCATTACTGCATGAGAAG CTTGAGGCTCCTGTTGATCCAATGAAAGAGTTATCTAGATTGTTGGCGGAGCGCAAGTACGAGGAGGCATTCACTACAGCCTTGCACAGAACTGATGTGGCTATTGTATCGTGGTTATGTTTGCAG GTTGATCTGTCGGGTATCTTATCAATGAATCCTCTCCCGTTGAGTCAAGGAGTACTTCTTTCACTTCTTCAGCAGGTGGCGTGTGATTTTACCAATGAGACATCTCGAAAATTATCCTGGATGAGGGATGTGGTATCAGCCATAAATCCAACTGACCCGGTGATTGTACTGCACGTGCGGCCTATTTTTGATCAAGTATATCAGATACTAAACCATCATCGGACTCTCCCTACCACAACCCCCGCGGAACTTTCAAGCATTCGTCTGATAATGCATGTTATCAACTCCATGCTCCATGCTCCATGCTAA
- the LOC125864300 gene encoding early nodulin-like protein 3 — protein MATNFEVSLRFNVFVLSLVVTFMFVSNIFVSSFQFRVGGEIGWIKPIGNESETYNEWAARNRFHIGDTLYFKYKGDSVLEVTPANYLNCNTTSPISKFENGETIYKISHPGFFYFISGQKNNCNFGQRIIIRVMHPSEISSPASAPEISPSPAVGGGGGDGGDGWGSDFLGPPAINSTTVLSVFSCFVTALGGVMVFLYLLM, from the exons ATGGCTACTAATTTTGAAGTTTCGCTTCGATTTAACGTGTTCGTTCTCTCTCTTGTTGTTACGTTCATGTTTGTTTCGAATATCTTCGTGTCATCTTTTCAGTTTCGAGTTGGTGGTGAAATTGGTTGGATTAAACCGATTGGTAATGAATCTGAAACGTATAATGAATGGGCTGCTAGAAATCGATTTCATATCGGAGATACTCTTT atttCAAGTACAAAGGCGACTCAGTACTTGAAGTAACTCCGGCTAATTATCTCAACTGCAACACAACAAGCCCAATTTCCAAATTTGAAAATGGAGAGACAATTTACAAAATTAGCCATCCTGGCTTCTTCTATTTCATAAGTGGCcagaaaaataattgtaattttggCCAAAGAATCATTATTCGTGTAATGCACCCTTCTGAAATTTCTTCGCCGGCGTCTGCACCGGAGATTTCACCGTCTCCGGCTGTTGGTGGTGGTGGGGGTGACGGTGGAGATGGGTGGGGTTCGGATTTCTTGGGCCCACCGGCGATTAATTCCACCACAGTACTTTCTgttttttcatgttttgttACTGCTCTTGGGGGTGTTATGGTCTTTCTCTATTTGCTCATGTAG
- the LOC125864277 gene encoding enhancer of mRNA-decapping protein 4-like isoform X1 — MASAGNPNQSGGTPFDMHTFFKPSTPVSTNPNTQNPINPNLISSFTVPSASYPPPTAGGAGGGTGGGAGGLYYPPQTTPFHQIPQFNQNTPPQYNNHQPQHDVHMHPQRSMSFPAPPLQPPPTPTSPHQFLNPGNNPNPNPGARLMALLSAPPSTVEVLQQPTVQLLPLQPTTSGSELSDFSASPNVGIAHSGSSPLRMPSRKLPKGRHLNGDHVVYDIDDRLPGEVQPQLEVTPITKYGSDPGLVLGRQIAVNKSYICYGLKLGAIRVLNINTALRSLLKGLAQRVTDMAFFAEDVHLLASASVDGRVYIWKITEGPDEEDKPQITGRIVTAIQIVGEGESLHPRVCWHCHKQEILVVGIGRHVLKIDTTKFGKAEVFSADEPLRCPVDRLVDGVQLVGTHDGEVTDLSMCQWMTTRLVSASVDGTIKIWEDRKSQPIAILRPHDGNPVHSATFLSAPDRPDHIIFITGGLLNREMKIWVSASEEGWLLPSDAESWHCIQTLELKSSAEARAEETFFNQVVALSQAGLLLLANAKKNAIYVVHLEYGLNPMATHMDYIAEFTVTMPILSFTGTSDLLPHGEQIVQVYCVQTQAIQQYALDLSQCLPPPMENGVGFERTESNVSRDATSIEGYVPVDLPGSKQMEFPLTSAAPKTLVNESATEIVATARPLMTDARTALATSVEFASSIAESKSSSLPSITTDTDIAPFTSPPPLSPELARKLSGFRSISNSSEPGPSVNDHFGDPKAVEYSVDRQMDAIHPNLTGLTSSDGDPMKNEDDVSRDDGSSCISNTVKFKHPTHLVTPSEILMAKSSSEVNHVNEHKSEGQSSIQDVVINKEARNVEVEVKNVGETRFSQKTDIGSQEELHTFVSDNKEKPFCSQASDLGIEMARECRALSPETCIVEESRQFDGVSGTEQLIQASTAPEEDRDSAKEISGNNLDSNVQVSAHQPPASSAKGKKQKAKNTQGFEPASPSPGALKSSDSNEGGVSSSNTSMEAAVSQILSMREKLNQVLNMQKETQKQMGMMVAVPVTKEGRRLEAALGQSMEKAVKANSDALWARYQEDSAKQEKLLRDRTQQITNLISNCFNKDMPGLIEKIMKKELAAVGQAVTRSIVPIIEKTVSTTISEAFQKGVSDKAVNQLEKTVSSKLEASVARQIQAQFQTSGKQALQETLKSTMEGSVIPAFEISCKAMFDQVDLTFQKGFAEHTGFALQQFESMHSPLVHALRDAINSASSMTQTLSGELADGQKKLLTLAVSGANTKSSNPLVSHMSNGPLLHEKLEAPVDPMKELSRLLAERKYEEAFTTALHRTDVAIVSWLCLQVDLSGILSMNPLPLSQGVLLSLLQQVACDFTNETSRKLSWMRDVVSAINPTDPVIVLHVRPIFDQVYQILNHHRTLPTTTPAELSSIRLIMHVINSMLHAPC; from the exons ATGGCTTCCGCCGGAAATCCAAACCAGTCCGGTGGAACACCGTTTGATATGCATACTTTCTTCAAGCCTTCAACTCCAGTTTCAACAAACCCGAATACCCAGAACCCCATTAACCCGAATTTGATTTCTTCATTTACGGTTCCTTCAGCTTCTTATCCTCCGCCTACTGCCGGCGGCGCCGGTGGTGGTACAGGAGGAGGTGCCGGAGGACTTTACTACCCACCCCAGACAACCCCTTTTCACCAAATCCCTCAATTCAATCAGAATACTCCTCCACAGTATAACAACCATCAACCTCAACATGATGTACATATGCATCCGCAAAGATCTATGTCTTTCCCTGCTCCACCACTTCAACCACCACCCACCCCTACTAGTCCTCACCAGTTCTTGAATCCTGGAAATAACCCGAATCCTAACCCTGGGGCTCGACTTATGGCTTTGTTAAGTGCGCCACCTTCAACTGTTGAAGTTCTTCAGCAACCCACTGTGCAACTTCTTCCTTTACAGCCTACAACTTCTGGGTCTGAGCTTTCTGATTTTTCTGCTTCACCAAATGTTGGTATTGCTCATTCAGGGAGTAGCCCGTTGCGAATGCCGAGTAGGAAGTTACCTAAAGGGAGACATTTGAATGGGGATCATGTTGTTTATGATATAGATGATAGGTTGCCTGGTGAAGTGCAGCCTCAGCTGGAGGTTACTCCCATTACCAAGTATGGTTCGGATCCGGGACTTGTTTTAGGCAGGCAAATTGCAGTTAACAAAAGCTATATATGTTATGGACTCAAATTGGGAGCTATTCGTGTGCTAAACATTAATACCGCGTTGAGGTCATTGCTTAAAGGTCTTGCACAG AGGGTCACAGACATGGCTTTCTTTGCTGAGGATGTTCACCTTTTGGCTAG TGCAAGTGTCGATGGGCGTGTTTATATATGGAAAATTACTGAAGGACCAGATGAGGAAGATAAGCCCCAAATTACAGGGAGGATTGTCACTGCTATTCAAATAGTTGGTGAGGGGGAATCTCTTCATCCCCGAGTTTGTTGGCATTGTCACAAACAA GAAATTCTTGTGGTCGGGATCGGAAGAcatgttttaaaaattgataccaCAAAATTTGGAAAAGCTGAAGTTTTTTCAGCAGATGAACCCCTCAGGTGTCCTGTTGACAGGTTGGTTGATGGGGTACAACTTGTTGGTACTCATGATGGAGAAGTGACTGATTTGTCAATGTGCCAGTGGATGACCACTCGATTGGTATCTGCATCAGTGGATGGCACG ATAAAGATTTGGGAAGACCGGAAGTCTCAACCAATTGCAATTCTCAGGCCTCATGATGGTAATCCTGTTCATTCAGCCACCTTCCTGTCTGCTCCAGACCGCCCAgatcacatcatattcatcacTGGG GGTTTACTTAATCGGGAAATGAAGATATGGGTATCAGCAAGTGAGGAAGGCTGGTTACTTCCTAGTGATGCTGAATCATGGCACTGTATACAAACATTGGAATTGAAGAGTTCTGCTGAAGCTCGTGCTGAAGAGACATTTTTTAACCAAGTTGTAGCGTTGTCTCAAGCAGGTCTGCTCTTATTAGCGAATGCAAAAAAGAATGCCATATATGTTGTTCATCTAGAGTATGGCCTGAACCCAATGGCAACCCATATGGATTACATAGCTGAATTTACAGTTACAATGCCAATTTTGAGTTTCACTGGAACAAGTGATTTACTGCCTCATGGTGAACAGATTGTTCAGGTGTACTGTGTACAGACACAGGCTATTCAGCAGTATGCTTTGGACTTATCCCAATGCTTGCCACCTCCGATGGAGAATGGTGTGGGCTTCGAAAGGACGGAATCTAATGTTTCACGTGATGCTACTAGTATTGAAGGATATGTTCCTGTTGATCTTCCTGGTAGTAAACAAATGGAGTTCCCTTTAACTAGTGCTGCACCCAAAACTTTAGTGAATGAGAGTGCCACAGAGATTGTAGCTACAGCTAGACCTCTTATGACTGATGCACGCACTGCATTGGCCACCTCTGTGGAATTTGCTTCTTCTATTGCAGAATCTAAATCATCTAGTTTACCCAGTATAACTACTGATACTGATATTGCTCCCTTTACATCACCACCACCTTTGAGTCCTGAGTTGGCTAGAAAACTTTCTGGTTTCAGAAGCATATCAAACAGCTCTGAGCCTGGTCCCTCTGTCAATGACCATTTTGGGGATCCTAAAGCTGTTGAATATTCAGTTGACAGGCAAATGGATGCCATTCATCCAAACTTGACTGGCCTTACTTCGTCAGATGGTGACCcaatgaaaaatgaagatgaCGTGTCCCGTGATGATGGTTCTTCGTGTATTAGTAATACAGTTAAATTCAAGCACCCTACTCATCTAGTGACTCCTTCAGAGATATTGATGGCCAAATCATCTTCTGAGGTAAACCATGTTAATGAACATAAAAGCGAGGGACAATCAAGTATCCAGGATGTTGTAATCAACAAGGAAGCCCGCAATGTGGAGGTGGAGGTTAAGAATGTTGGTGAAACAAGATTCAGTCAAAAAACTGATATTGGCTCTCAAGAAGAACTTCATACTTTTGTGTCAGATAACAAGGAGAAACCCTTTTGCTCTCAGGCATCTGATCTTGGAATAGAAATGGCTCGAGAATGTCGTGCCTTATCGCCTGAAACTTGTATTGTCGAGGAATCTAGGCAGTTTGATGGGGTTTCTGGAACTGAGCAGCTGATCCAAGCATCAACAGCCCCTGAAGAAGATCGTGACTCTGCAAAGGAGATCTCTGGAAATAATTTAGACTCAAATGTGCAAGTTTCTGCTCATCAACCTCCAGCTTCTAGTGCCAAAGGGAAAAAGCAAAAGGCAAAGAACACTCAAGGATTTGAACCAGCTTCGCCCTCACCTGGTGCTTTAAAGTCATCTGATTCCAATGAGGGTGGTGTCAGCTCAAGTAACACCTCTATGGAAGCTGCAGTCTCACAAATTTTGTCTATGCGTGAGAAGCTAAATCAG GTTCTTAATATGCAAAAAGAAACGCAAAAGCAGATGGGTATGATGGTTGCTGTTCCAGTTACCAAAGAAGGAAGAAGACTTGAGGCTGCCTTGGGACAGAGCATGGAGAAGGCTGTCAAGGCCAATTCCGATGCTTTATGGGCCCGTTACCAAGAAGATAGTGCTAAACAAGAGAAATTACTTCGTGATCGTACTCAACAAATAACCAATTTGATATCTAACTGCTTTAACAAGGACATGCCAGGgctaattgaaaaaataatgaagaaagaacTGGCAGCTGTTGGACAAGCCGTCACACGCAGTATTGTCCCTATCATTGAGAAAACTGTATCAACTACTATTTCAGAAGCCTTCCAG AAAGGAGTTAGTGACAAGGCAGTAAACCAACTGGAGAAAACAGTTAGCTCTAAACTTGAAGCTTCCGTTGCTAGGCAAATTCAAGCACAATTCCAGACCTCTGGCAAGCAAGCTCTTCAG GAAACTTTGAAATCTACAATGGAAGGTTCGGTGATCCCTGCCTTTGAGATATCATGCAAGGCAATGTTTGACCAAGTAGATTTAACGTTTCAGAAAGGATTTGCTGAACACACTGGTTTCGCACTACAGCAATTTGAGTCCATGCATTCACCGTTAGTACATGCTTTAAGG GATGCCATTAATTCCGCATCATCGATGACTCAAACATTGAGCGGAGAGCTAGCTGATGGTCAAAAGAAGTTGCTTACGCTTGCAGTTTCTGGAGCAAATACCAAGTCATCGAATCCACTGGTTAGCCACATGAGTAATGGACCATTACTGCATGAGAAG CTTGAGGCTCCTGTTGATCCAATGAAAGAGTTATCTAGATTGTTGGCGGAGCGCAAGTACGAGGAGGCATTCACTACAGCCTTGCACAGAACTGATGTGGCTATTGTATCGTGGTTATGTTTGCAG GTTGATCTGTCGGGTATCTTATCAATGAATCCTCTCCCGTTGAGTCAAGGAGTACTTCTTTCACTTCTTCAGCAGGTGGCGTGTGATTTTACCAATGAGACATCTCGAAAATTATCCTGGATGAGGGATGTGGTATCAGCCATAAATCCAACTGACCCGGTGATTGTACTGCACGTGCGGCCTATTTTTGATCAAGTATATCAGATACTAAACCATCATCGGACTCTCCCTACCACAACCCCCGCGGAACTTTCAAGCATTCGTCTGATAATGCATGTTATCAACTCCATGCTCCATGCTCCATGCTAA